DNA sequence from the Cucumis melo cultivar AY chromosome 6, USDA_Cmelo_AY_1.0, whole genome shotgun sequence genome:
GTCAATGATCTCTGGTTCAATAAGAGGCTCATCCCCCTGAATATTTACAACGATGTCATATTTCTTTTCAAGCTTGTGAAGTGCTTCATTACAACGCTCAGTCCCTAAAGTAGTTTCATACTTAAATAAGACTTCAAAAGTTTTCATgagattttgttatttataaaaTCACAGTGCTTACCATTCCGGCAAGACTCTGATGTCATTACAACATCCGCACCAAATCCTTTACAGCATTGTGCAATCTTAGCATCATCGGTTGCTACAACTGGAAAGATTTCaaataaaaaggaaaggatGAGATGATGAAAGTGAAACatgaaacaaaaagaaaaaaaacgcACTTACCAACACAATCCAATGTAGTAGCCATTTTCGCCCTTTCCCATGTTCTCTGCAGTATATGAATTTCTTAGAAACATTAAAATTTCAACAGACTTGAAAGTTCAACAATATAAAAACAGAATCATAGGTCATATAGTACGAATTATTCATTCATACAAACTAAATCAACACCCAACACTGGAGAACTGAAGATTAATCAGTATAACTCTTTAGATCGCGAAACACAGATCCGTATAACATATGATATCAGTTACACATTTTCTGTGAAGTACAGATCTCCACCAGCCAATGCAAAATTAAAGTCCTATTCATACAAGTCCTTATGGATTTGAACTACTAGAGCTGAACTTATAAGAATTGGTGGAACTGACATCACTGGAAAATAGTTCCTAAAAACGTATAACTGAACGAACCCATAGGATTGAAATTTGGTTCTTGTTGATCAGATTTTGTACGGAAGGCTGTTGGTTTGATCAATaaatgatatgatatgatattacAAAATAAACCCGAAATAGAGAAAATTATCAAGAACTTCTAAAATTGAAACAAACAGTATTTAAACTGTAATAATTGACAGAAGCACAATATTTACAGTAGAGAAGACCCACAAAAGAGTGAGTCTATGAAACTGTCAAAATACATTTCTTGTTGATTATTCTATTTTTCCTCCCAAGCTGAAGATATCAAAAGAAGGCTATCATGAACTATAGCGGACGGGTGCTCTTTTCTTTCATGAATGGGTGGACCACCCAAATTGCTGAAAGGAAATTGTTGGTACCCACGAGAAGAGCCACCGGCAAGTTGAAGGGGAGGAAAATGGATCATAAGGAAACCACAGAATTCTGCCGTTCATTTCTTTATGGCATTTCTGCTTTAGCTAAGCTCACAAAGCTTTCAAATACCTAAGACCAGTGTGAAACCACTGTGAACAGTTGTACTCACACCTAATCAATAGATACAGAGGAATTCTACTAATTCAACTACAATTCATCTCACAAAACCTACTAGTTACATTTTATGCTAGATCCATCACATAATGAATAGTTTCAACACAAAGTTAGAAATTGAAACGGACAAAACCCAGATCAGACATGAAACAAATGAAAATTCCATGAGTGTTTACAGTAGTATACATCGAAATTGGCGGATCCAGAAATGACCCGAACAATAAAGAGAAAGATAAGGAACAATTAGACTAACCTGGATCATGGGCTTTCCCAGAATCTCAACGAGAGGCTTCCCCTCGAACCGAGAAGAGGCAAAGCGGGCGGGAATGATTCCAACAACGCGGCTACGGAATCTCTTGGATCGACCCAAATAAGATCGAGCTCCGAAGGCGGCACCGATAGCGATTCCGGCGACGATACTATGAACAATCCAGGCCTTGGCACTGCCGAGGTAACCGgaggatgaagatgaagaagaagaacaaaccGACATGGTCTCCCGCTAAGAAAAGAGCTCGCTATTGCACCGATGGGAAATTGGGCTGTTGGCTGTTGCTTCcccctttttttcctttctattCAAATTTTTTATGAATATTACTAAGTTATTTGACAAAGGTTCGTTGCACTAATCTAGCTAGAGCACCTAAATGAACCTTTGGTCATCTTTACCCTCATGAAAGTGGATGCAATAGTGATGAAATTTGATCCATAGATCAATTCTAAGATAATTCAATTCAATATAGTATTTTTAAGTGGTGGGTGACACTTGAGTAGTAAAGTGTCACGAACTTTTTCTGTTTTGCAAATATATCAATTTTAGTGTTGAAGTATATTGAATATATCAAGTGTATAACTGTGTATAATAATAGTGTATCAACAATATCAAATGTATAAGCGTGTCAGTACTAAATGTGTATTACATCTCtcactattttttttaacattttataaGTTAGAGTTtgtttttttgctatttttgtaattattttatcaaATCTACCATAACCCTTGAAAATAACAATGGTCAAGAGATATACATTATTTGTTAAAATTGAGATTATTCACTCCCACACATTCAATGACCACAAAAAgattaaatagaaaaattgtaGTATTAGTAGGCCCTTCTATCCATCTCCCTTGCTTGAAATTTCCTTCATTTGGAATCCATCGGTCATCCTTAATAAAAATTAGATTGATTGTTACTTCAATTTTTCCttgttgtaatttttttttttcaaaatttcaaaatttcaactaAGAATAATGATTAGGTACATCCAATGATACACCTATTTACCTGCTCTCCATCTCTCTATCACACTAAAATAAGATTAAAAcctatttataaaaaatgacaGTTTTTAATGTTATTTTTGTGTGATAGAGAAAAGGAAGCACTTAGATGGATGCATCCGGGATGCACCCAAAGTTTTTTCTCTAACTAGTCGGTAATTGGGGTTGTTAAAAATTGATTAGTAACCATGTTTTATCCATATATGTTGGTTGGAAAATTTTAAACCTCAAAAGCTTAACTCTACTATATCCTTACAAACAACTTTTTCCAACTTCTCCGATAAACTTTCTTTCAATCCTAAGAGGAACCCCACTAGAACAAGGCCCTCTAACGAAGGAGGCATAGGGTGTCCAATCCTTTCCAACTACCAAATAATTTTATAACTCTAAATTGAACCAAAATTGTAGCATTAGTAGGTTGGATCAATGCACGAAATGGTATTTTATTCTTTGAACTAAGGGGGTAATGAATGTAAATGGCATGAAAATTAAAGTTAAGAGTTGTTACGAGATTATCAAATGAGAAAGATCTAGTTTAGGTATTTGGATATACTCATGTATTCGATTGTTGTAATTAGACCAATAAAAGTAATTATCGAAATCATGTAAGTGCTCATCCAACTTGCAAGATGTACATGAGAAGCAACATGGGATATTATCAAAACGCTTAATTAAATTGAACTTTTTGAGTCCCAATTGTAATATtaaacttaatttattttattagtagttttcaattaattaagctctattttcaattgttttcacttgttacattttcatttttgttcTATATTCAATTTGGCAAGCATTCCAACTCTTTGATTTCCGGTAATCCTAATCATATGTCAGTTTCCCAAACACTTTCTAAGTGCTCAATGAACCAGATATGATCCACTTCATAAACATTTCACAATAGAATTTAGATTTAAGGAAAAGCTAGGATGATGAATACGTAAGTAAAGCTACAATAGTACTTTAACCGGTTTAATCTTGAACGTAACTTAACCAATCATGCAATATTGTAAGTGGATAATCATGAATAGACAACCCATTTAAACACAAGCATGTTTTGATTTGTATTACTAAAAATTAACACGCAACTAAATGTCACAGATTGGGAGACAGTACTTGTAAAGCAATGAAAATATACTTATTCCAATCATACACAAATTAAGTTAGTCAGATTTTTTCTCATCGATGTCTCAAAACATCTATATTGATTGAAATAAATATGAAGTTATGACCTGAAGAAATaatcatctatattcaaataaTCAAACTGAAGAAATAGCAAAGCAATTTAACAGAAGAAAAGTTCGAAGCTGGACCTCGAGTTTTAGGTGCTGAAGAATCGATCAAGACTTTATTATAGATGCCGCTCAAAGTTTTCAAACAGTATCAATTGAGCAAAACAGATGTCAAAATGCTGTCCAAAATGAACAATATCCTTGAAAACTTGAAGCGTTCTTCCAAAAGATCTCTCTTATCTCTAAATCATACACACACAAAGAAATCCAAGTGATTTTGTTTGTCTCCACAAAGCCATTGTCACTCAAGATATTCAATGGCTAACCCTAAAGAAGAACAAGATCAAAAACAACCAAAAGATCAAATAAAAGGTTGTGATCAGCCTGAAAATAGCCTACGTTATGAATTATTTGCTAACCCTGAAGGTTAAAAGGATGCAATAACGTAGAAAATGATGCAAATGATGGTGTTAAACTGagaaattttgaagaaaaaacgATTGCATTCAGGAAAAACAAATACATTGAAGAAGAAAACTAGAATGACCTTAGATGTCGGTTGGCAAAAATGAAAAttgatctttaatgtcgctttttaaaatgcggatgtttaatgtcggttttaaactgacatcaaagaggaggattaatgtcggtttaaaaccggcATAAAAGCCtatggttaatttttttttcatttttttaaattttttaaaattaagtattATCCCTCCCTTTACTCTCACTCTCTTCCctttcatcttcatctcacGTAAACTCCCCACCCAAGCCCTCTTTCTCAATTAGTAACTCTTTCGCCGTTGCTCCGTCCACCGTCCACCACCTCTGACTCTTCGGGCCTGGTCGTCCCTCATGCCTCTTTTCGTGCCAGTCGTCTCTGGTGTCGCACCATCCTAGACCTTTAAAGATATGTCGTCCACTAAACCTTAAAATCGTCGTCGTCGTGCTCCACCATTTTGTTATTGTCGCCACTACTAGAAAATTGATGGTACGTAGCGTTCGTGTGGTTGTGCAGATCCGATGGTGTGTAATTTGTATTGTTGTACTTTTCTTGAACCTAACATAATTTTTCGAAtttcttttagatttattgTTACAAATAATGGATCAGGACATGATGTTGTTGGTTTGAGGTGAGGATATATTTAATTCATTCAACAAAAGGTGCTTGTTCAGTAATTTTAGAGTGTTATGGAGTACGAAGAACATGAAAAACGAGCTTGGAGTGTTGATTTTAGTGTTGATTATTCACGTTCTAAACCTTTCATGCTTGTATCAGGCAGTATTTGATTGAAGCACACACTATCTTGAGTTGGTGAAGATTATTGATTCAAAATTAGACTTGTGATTCAAAATTAGATTTGTGATTGATGCTCATAAGTGAGGATTAACTagcaattttctaatttttacaTTGCAaattttttcatctttttcaatGGTTAGATTTGTAGTAGAGGATATTTGACTTGTCAACTGTGGCACTTGAAAAATGCTATCCTTTATTGAGTCGTATCTGTACATTAGGCaatataattttggatccaTGCTGAAACTGTTACTACCACATGATTTGTAGAAATTGTCCAATACAACTGTGTATTACTCAAGTCTGGGTCAAATGGTTAATAGTTTGTCAGTTGTGGgtgtttttttctcttaaataagTTCTTCTCCTACTTACTAACTTCAAGTTACAACATTAGGTTCTTTCCATTATGTTTTTTCTGACACTATTCTCAGTTACAttgctctttttcttttaataggTCAAACTTTAGTGCACAAGACATTAGGGAATTGCTTACTGACTTCAAACTGATTACTTCAGGCTCATCCATCTTGGACCTTGGTTGTGCTCCCGGTGCCTGGCTTCAGGTCTCATTTCTCCACTCCTCACCTTCCATTCACCTGCTAACTTTTCATTTCACGTATAAAGTTTTGTTGGTTTTAGGTAGCTTGCTAGAGTCTGGGGCCTCCTAGAAATGGAGGCTCTATTTTGGGTATTGATACGAAGGTGAACTATTTATCTTCTTTTAGGTTACATAATTATGTTGAATCTTATTTATCAGGAAGTTTTAATTTGTGAAAGAAAATGTGGGTTTTGCAGAAAGTTTCCTCATGTGCATTGCGATTCAAGGGTATAAATTGTTTGTGCTGATGTTATGAACCTTCCCAAAAGCAAATTAAGGTTCCTCATGTGCATTGCAATTCAAGGGTACAAagatgacattttttttttcaaagctGTCTTGGTAGaattttaaagattaaatggtttatttggatattgtttgtagaatgattgaagtcatatcaggttgaaagctaagcgattatGTAGATGGCCAGGCAACCATTGAAGGTTGAAGGTTGAGAAGACGTTTaagatttcttattatttaagtcttgtattaggatttttttcatgtactgttatggaatgtatatataaatacacattattaagatttcattttgtgtatacaaatgtaaaagataaatattatagtttctaaaataatattaatttcattGGTTTTTTGgcatgaaaaaaatatttatctacatgcACCCAACGTCGGTCTATAAAAAAAAGGGACAATAATGAAAcgatttaataaaataaatttgaaaaatcagGTTCAGAACAAGACAAATATGTTTTTAAACTGTCGGTTTagaaacgacattaaaggcatctttaatgtcggtttaaaacgacattaaagacacatttaatgttggttctaaaccgacattaaaggtcaaccgacattaaagatcttcaataacaccatcaaagatgttgatttataaccgacattgaaggcctttactttaatgtcgattataaaccgacattaaaaccCAACCGATATTAAAAGCCTTTAATAACCCTCGCAAAGTTGTTAGTtgccaaccgacattaaaggccaaatttcttgtaatAAACTACAAAATTTCAGATGTTTAAGTTCTAAACACTAAATACAGAAGGACGGCGTGAAGGAGAATGGAGCCTCGAACGAAGGACGGCGTGAAGGGTACGGAAGCGACAACAGAGGACATGAAGGAGGACGACTTGAAATTAATGGATAGAATGGCATGGAGATGGAGAGTCGTGGGTTGTGATCGGCGGCCGGCAGAGATGAAGAGTCGTGGGATGTAGGTCGGCGGTTGGTAAAGATGGACAGCGGTGGGTATGGAGATGGAGATGGAGAGAACGACATGGGTGAGGGTTTTGGGAGAGAAAGGGGGAGACGGAGGGAGGAGACGAAGGGAAGGGAGGGAaatttttaaagatttattttaataaaataatttttaagagttttattttaataagcttactttaacaaatttattttaattaatgaaagGGGAAATGAaaagtatttttatactttttatttttatattttttatacttgaaattttcaaaatactTTTAAAGTATCAGataaaaatgttaattatagTTGACGTTATTTCCACGCCAAGTAAATGTTAACTATTCTTGACACGAAACAAACATCAAGTAAAATCTGCACTAGATGTTAAAAATCCATCAAGTAAATTTTCctttatacttgacgcgaaaattttacttgatgagaaaaaaaacgtcaagtaaaagctaacataaaataattcaaaaatttttGTGAAAAATTTGTTTTCTTCAAACTATACATGACGCgaataaaatgtcaagtaaatTT
Encoded proteins:
- the LOC103493332 gene encoding 3-deoxy-manno-octulosonate cytidylyltransferase, mitochondrial, which codes for MSVCSSSSSSSSGYLGSAKAWIVHSIVAGIAIGAAFGARSYLGRSKRFRSRVVGIIPARFASSRFEGKPLVEILGKPMIQRTWERAKMATTLDCVVVATDDAKIAQCCKGFGADVVMTSESCRNGTERCNEALHKLEKKYDIVVNIQGDEPLIEPEIIDGIVKALQAAPDAVFSTAVTSLKSEDAFDPNRVKCVVDSRGYAIYFSRGLIPFNKSGKVNLQFPYLLHLGIQSYDSKFLSIYPELEPTPLQLEEDLEQLKVLEHGYKMKVIKVDHEAHGVDVPEDVEKIESFMKERNLA